In one Dama dama isolate Ldn47 chromosome 5, ASM3311817v1, whole genome shotgun sequence genomic region, the following are encoded:
- the LOC133056068 gene encoding keratin-associated protein 4-11-like: MVSSCCGSVCSDQSYGRSLCQETCCRPSCCQTTCCRTTCCRPSCGVSSCCRPVCCQPTCPRPTCCISSCYRPSCCVSSCGSSCCRPTCCISSCCRPHCCQSVCCQPTCSRISSCCRPSCCLRPVCGRVSCHTTCYRPTCVISTCPRPVCCPSSCC; encoded by the coding sequence ATGGTCAGCTCCTGTTGTGGCTCCGTCTGCTCTGACCAGAGCTATGGCCGAAGTCTCTGCCAGGAGACCTGCTGCCGCCCCAGCTGCTGCCAGACCACCTGCTGCAGGACCACCTGCTGCCGCCCCAGCTGTGGTGTGTCCAGCTGCTGCCGCCCAGTctgctgccagcccacctgccctcGCCCCACCTGCTGCATCTCTAGCTGCTACCGCCCCTCCTGCTGTGTTTCCAGCTGTGGCTCCAGCTGCTGCAGGCCTACCTGCTGCATCTCCAGCTGCTGCAGGCCCCACTGTTGCCAGTCTGTGTGCTGCCAGCCCACCTGCTCCCGCATCTCCAGCTGCTGCCGCCCGAGCTGCTGCCTGCGCCCAGTGTGTGGCCGGGTCTCCTGCCACACCACTTGCTATCGGCCCACCTGTGTCATCTCCACCTGCCCCCGCCCCGTGTGCTGTCCCTCCTCTTGCTGCTGA